A single genomic interval of Deinococcus misasensis DSM 22328 harbors:
- the mnmG gene encoding tRNA uridine-5-carboxymethylaminomethyl(34) synthesis enzyme MnmG codes for MSRVFNVIVIGGGHAGIEAAWAAAKYGTVAMMISNPATIGRMPCNPAVGGPGKSQMVFELTAMGGLMGHIADDTAIHTRMLNASKGPAVQSLRVQNERDQYAARAQEYVLGNSGIDIIRGEAADVYQEGSLWVVQTIDGRTHPARAVVIAAGTFMRGLTWYGRQARPEGRQGEPPARFLSQALERGGHKLKRYKTGTPPRVRADSVNFAALLELPADERTYSFTGNPAPTATKSPTWQTHTTPETHRLIQENLHLSPMYAGDIEGLGPRYCPSIEDKIVRFSHHDRHLLFVEPDGVDTSEVYLQGFSSSLPPALQDQMVRTLPGFEQAVIQRYAYAVEYDVVDSLELTLNLESKFMPGLFTAGQINGTSGYEEAAAQGLVAGTAAARRALGLEDRFFTRESSYIGVMLDDLVYKGTDEPYRMMTSRVEHRLLVRQDNADQRMTPFAHELGLVDDAFLKAVQDKYQRIEAGIQQLRTQRHQGITGEQLLRRPDMTLQDLEALGIKLEGMANWLEADSVQIHVKYAGYIERSRQQLESERKYGERSLSGIDFRQISALSNEAREKLSKAQPQTVAQASRVPGVRTSDISALLVYLKTQQG; via the coding sequence ATGTCGAGAGTTTTCAACGTGATCGTGATTGGAGGTGGACATGCAGGCATCGAAGCTGCATGGGCCGCCGCCAAATACGGCACTGTCGCAATGATGATATCCAACCCGGCCACCATCGGACGCATGCCCTGCAACCCTGCGGTGGGTGGACCGGGCAAAAGCCAGATGGTCTTTGAACTGACCGCCATGGGTGGCCTGATGGGCCACATCGCGGATGATACCGCCATCCATACCCGCATGCTGAATGCATCCAAAGGGCCTGCTGTGCAGAGTTTGCGCGTTCAGAATGAGCGTGACCAGTATGCTGCCAGAGCGCAGGAATACGTGCTCGGCAATTCGGGCATCGACATCATCCGGGGAGAGGCTGCGGATGTGTATCAGGAGGGGAGCCTCTGGGTGGTGCAGACCATCGATGGGCGCACCCATCCCGCCCGTGCAGTGGTGATCGCAGCGGGAACCTTCATGCGGGGTCTGACCTGGTATGGCCGTCAAGCCCGTCCAGAAGGCCGTCAAGGCGAACCCCCAGCCCGTTTTCTGTCTCAGGCTCTGGAGCGCGGAGGCCACAAACTCAAGCGCTACAAAACCGGAACCCCCCCCAGAGTGCGTGCAGATTCGGTGAATTTTGCGGCATTGCTGGAACTTCCCGCCGATGAACGCACCTACAGCTTCACCGGAAATCCTGCACCCACCGCCACCAAAAGCCCCACATGGCAAACCCACACCACCCCTGAAACCCACCGCCTGATTCAGGAAAACCTGCACCTGTCTCCCATGTATGCCGGAGACATCGAGGGCCTCGGTCCCCGTTACTGTCCCAGCATCGAAGACAAAATTGTGCGTTTCTCGCATCATGACCGTCACTTGCTTTTTGTTGAACCAGACGGCGTAGACACCAGTGAGGTGTACCTGCAGGGCTTCTCCAGCAGTTTGCCTCCGGCTTTGCAAGACCAGATGGTGCGGACCCTGCCCGGTTTTGAACAGGCAGTGATCCAGCGTTACGCTTATGCTGTCGAATACGACGTGGTGGACTCTCTGGAACTCACCCTCAATCTGGAATCCAAATTCATGCCGGGACTGTTTACGGCTGGTCAGATCAACGGAACCAGTGGTTACGAAGAAGCTGCTGCACAAGGGCTGGTGGCAGGAACGGCTGCTGCCAGACGTGCACTGGGCCTTGAAGACCGTTTCTTCACCCGGGAGAGCAGTTACATCGGCGTGATGCTGGACGATCTGGTCTACAAAGGCACCGATGAACCTTACCGCATGATGACTTCCCGTGTGGAGCATCGCCTTCTGGTGCGTCAGGACAATGCCGATCAGCGCATGACCCCCTTTGCCCATGAACTGGGTCTGGTGGATGATGCCTTCCTCAAAGCTGTACAGGACAAATACCAGAGAATTGAAGCAGGCATTCAGCAACTGCGCACCCAGCGCCATCAGGGCATCACCGGAGAGCAACTCCTCCGCAGACCCGACATGACCTTGCAGGATCTGGAAGCGCTGGGCATCAAACTGGAAGGCATGGCCAACTGGCTGGAAGCCGACAGCGTGCAAATCCATGTCAAATACGCAGGTTACATTGAGCGCAGCCGCCAGCAACTGGAATCTGAACGCAAATACGGCGAAAGAAGCCTCTCTGGGATTGATTTCCGTCAAATTTCTGCCCTGTCCAACGAGGCCAGAGAAAAACTCTCCAAGGCCCAGCCCCAAACGGTGGCTCAGGCTTCTCGGGTGCCCGGAGTACGCACTTCGGACATCAGTGCTTTGTTGGTGTATTTGAAGACGCAGCAGGGATAA
- the dnaA gene encoding chromosomal replication initiator protein DnaA gives MSLDIWTNILDYVRQNISDVEYHTWFRDVKPLGVEQGELILGVKNAFSQEWFKSHYVKLIEMAMREMGAQNPKVSFQVLPAVQDAMLLPNTSAPSNPTPRTPELRLPPPPPHPIEPNRVNLNAKYIFDNFVVGPNNNLAHAAAVAVAESPGRAYNPLFIYGDVGLGKTHLMHAVGHFVSERHPHMRIEYVSTESFTNDLINAIRDDKMTAFRNRYRSIDLLLVDDIQFLAGKERTQEEFFHTFNALHENHKQIILSSDRPPKDIETLEARLRSRFEWGLITDIQSPEFETRVAILKMNAEIRRITVPQDVLELIAKHVTSNIRELEGALMRVVAFASLNNVEVNRSVAAKALSEIFTPNTVQLDMSDILRSVASFYGVTPEALKGTGRAREIVIPRQMAMYMIRELTTHSLPEIGQFFSRDHSTVLYAIQKMTEQIQKDTELSKVAQQLSQRLKQSPT, from the coding sequence ATCTCTTTGGACATCTGGACTAACATTCTCGACTACGTGCGGCAAAACATCTCCGATGTGGAGTACCACACGTGGTTCAGGGACGTCAAACCGCTCGGGGTGGAACAGGGCGAATTGATCCTCGGGGTCAAAAATGCCTTTTCACAGGAGTGGTTCAAATCCCATTACGTCAAACTCATCGAGATGGCCATGAGGGAAATGGGCGCCCAAAATCCGAAAGTGAGTTTTCAGGTGTTGCCTGCAGTGCAAGATGCCATGCTGCTGCCCAACACCAGTGCACCCTCGAACCCCACCCCCAGGACCCCTGAGCTCAGGCTCCCCCCTCCCCCACCGCATCCGATTGAACCCAACCGGGTCAACTTGAACGCCAAGTACATCTTCGACAATTTTGTGGTGGGACCCAACAACAATCTGGCCCATGCCGCTGCGGTTGCTGTGGCAGAATCGCCGGGTCGGGCTTACAACCCCCTGTTCATTTATGGGGATGTGGGCCTCGGGAAAACCCACTTGATGCATGCAGTGGGGCATTTTGTGTCTGAACGCCATCCCCACATGCGGATCGAATATGTTTCCACAGAGTCGTTCACCAACGACCTGATCAATGCCATCCGCGATGACAAGATGACTGCTTTTCGTAACCGCTACCGGTCCATTGACCTGCTGCTTGTGGATGACATCCAGTTTCTGGCGGGCAAGGAACGCACGCAGGAAGAATTCTTCCATACTTTCAACGCCCTGCACGAAAACCACAAACAGATCATCCTGTCTTCAGACCGTCCACCCAAGGACATTGAGACTTTAGAAGCCCGTTTGCGTTCCAGATTTGAATGGGGCCTGATCACCGACATCCAGAGCCCGGAATTTGAAACCCGGGTTGCCATTCTGAAAATGAACGCAGAAATCCGCAGAATCACCGTCCCTCAGGACGTGCTGGAATTGATTGCCAAGCACGTCACCAGCAACATCCGTGAACTTGAAGGGGCCTTGATGCGGGTGGTGGCTTTTGCAAGCCTCAACAATGTGGAGGTCAACCGTTCAGTGGCTGCAAAAGCCCTGTCAGAGATCTTCACCCCCAACACCGTTCAACTGGACATGAGTGACATTCTGCGTTCGGTGGCCAGTTTCTATGGGGTCACCCCAGAAGCCCTGAAAGGGACAGGTCGGGCCAGAGAGATCGTGATTCCGCGCCAGATGGCCATGTACATGATCCGTGAACTGACCACCCACTCTTTGCCTGAGATCGGTCAGTTTTTCAGCCGTGACCACTCCACAGTGCTCTATGCCATCCAGAAAATGACCGAGCAGATCCAGAAGGACACAGAACTCTCCAAAGTGGCCCAGCAGCTGTCCCAGAGGCTGAAACAGAGCCCCACATGA
- the dnaN gene encoding DNA polymerase III subunit beta has product MQIQVTKKFLSDALSTLERVIPARSNNPVLSYVKIQPSDRGIFLSGTNLELDMESFVPAQVENGQAVIVPAHLFAQIVRNLPGELVEINLNQNEITLTSGGSNFKLQTGDLSAFPEIQFPSHADVEMDARELNRSLSSVRYATATEAFQQVFRGIKFELRAKQVRLVASDGFRLALRDFAGSGVDKNLIVPAKSADELNRILKEGLVKLTFGDHLLSVASERTKMNIKLLDGEFPDYERVIPSNIKVTVQLPASKLKEAVSRVAVLADKNANNRVEFLVSESKLQLIAEGDYGRAQEVLEVLQEGSEPAISLGFNAKFVSDALGPMEGDVVLQLSGVTTPALFKTTDESGYLAVVVPLRI; this is encoded by the coding sequence ATGCAGATTCAGGTCACCAAAAAGTTCCTCAGTGATGCCCTCAGCACCCTGGAGAGGGTCATTCCTGCCAGAAGCAACAACCCCGTGCTCTCTTACGTGAAAATTCAGCCCTCTGACAGAGGAATTTTCTTGAGTGGAACCAATCTGGAGCTGGACATGGAAAGCTTTGTGCCAGCTCAGGTCGAAAATGGACAGGCTGTGATTGTTCCAGCGCACCTGTTTGCCCAGATTGTTCGCAACCTGCCCGGTGAACTGGTGGAAATCAATCTCAACCAGAACGAAATCACCCTCACCTCTGGAGGAAGCAATTTCAAACTCCAGACTGGAGACCTTTCTGCGTTTCCAGAGATCCAGTTTCCTTCCCATGCAGATGTGGAAATGGATGCCAGAGAACTCAACCGCTCCCTGAGCAGCGTGCGTTATGCCACGGCCACAGAAGCCTTTCAACAGGTTTTCAGGGGCATCAAGTTTGAGCTCAGGGCCAAACAGGTCCGTTTGGTGGCTTCTGATGGTTTCCGTCTGGCCTTGCGTGATTTTGCAGGTTCGGGGGTGGACAAAAACCTGATTGTGCCTGCCAAGAGTGCCGATGAACTCAACCGCATCCTCAAGGAAGGGCTGGTCAAGCTGACTTTTGGAGATCACCTGCTGTCGGTGGCTTCTGAGCGCACCAAAATGAACATCAAGTTGCTCGATGGTGAATTCCCGGACTATGAGCGCGTGATTCCCAGCAACATCAAGGTGACCGTTCAGCTTCCAGCCTCCAAACTCAAAGAGGCGGTTTCACGGGTGGCTGTGCTTGCGGATAAAAACGCCAATAACCGGGTTGAATTCCTGGTCTCGGAGTCCAAGCTTCAACTCATTGCTGAGGGGGATTACGGACGGGCTCAGGAGGTTTTGGAGGTATTGCAGGAGGGCAGTGAGCCTGCCATTTCTCTGGGGTTCAATGCCAAGTTCGTTTCGGATGCCCTGGGACCCATGGAGGGGGATGTGGTGTTGCAGCTCTCTGGAGTGACCACCCCTGCCCTGTTCAAAACCACCGATGAGTCAGGCTATCTGGCGGTGGTGGTGCCCCTGAGAATCTGA
- the eno gene encoding phosphopyruvate hydratase yields MTKIANIIAREVLDSRGNPTVEAEVHLESGFVGRAIVPSGASTGSHEANELRDGGDRYLGKGVQKAVDNVENVIRPALIGVDALDQVKVDQIMLDLDGTPNKSKLGGNAILAVSLANARAAANALGMPLYRYLGGNNAKVLPAPMMNVINGGAHADNRVDFQEFMVMPLGAPSFKEALRYGAEVFHALKKVLKKRGYNTNVGDEGGFAPDLQSNEEALEVLMEAIKNAGYEAGKDIFIALDPATSELYKDGKYHLESEGRILTSEEMVDFWADWAARYPIVSIEDGLHEDDWAGWELLTQKIGDKVQLVGDDLFVTNVKRLQQGIDTKVGNSILVKVNQIGSLTEAMDAIELAQKNGYTAVISHRSGESEDSFIADLAVATNAGQIKTGSASRSDRIAKYNQLLRIEHELGAAAKFLGKDAL; encoded by the coding sequence ATGACGAAAATCGCTAACATCATCGCCCGTGAAGTGCTCGATTCCCGTGGTAATCCCACTGTCGAGGCCGAAGTCCACCTCGAAAGCGGTTTCGTTGGGCGCGCCATCGTTCCCTCGGGAGCCAGCACCGGCAGCCACGAAGCCAACGAGCTGCGTGACGGCGGAGACCGCTACCTGGGCAAAGGTGTGCAAAAGGCTGTGGACAACGTTGAAAACGTCATCCGTCCAGCCTTGATCGGTGTGGATGCTCTGGACCAAGTGAAAGTGGACCAGATCATGCTGGACCTCGACGGCACCCCCAACAAGAGTAAGTTGGGTGGCAACGCCATTCTGGCCGTTTCTCTGGCCAACGCCCGAGCTGCTGCCAACGCCCTTGGCATGCCCCTCTACCGCTACCTTGGTGGCAACAACGCCAAAGTGCTGCCTGCCCCCATGATGAATGTGATCAACGGTGGTGCACACGCCGACAACCGTGTGGACTTCCAGGAATTCATGGTCATGCCCCTTGGCGCTCCCAGCTTCAAAGAAGCCCTGCGTTACGGCGCCGAAGTGTTCCATGCCCTCAAGAAAGTGCTGAAGAAGCGCGGCTACAACACCAACGTCGGTGACGAAGGCGGCTTTGCTCCTGACCTCCAGAGCAACGAAGAAGCCCTTGAAGTGCTGATGGAAGCCATCAAAAACGCTGGCTACGAAGCCGGAAAAGACATTTTCATTGCTCTGGACCCTGCCACCTCCGAGCTGTACAAAGACGGCAAGTACCACCTCGAAAGCGAAGGTCGCATCCTGACCAGCGAAGAGATGGTGGATTTCTGGGCCGACTGGGCTGCCCGTTACCCCATCGTGTCCATCGAAGACGGCCTGCACGAAGACGACTGGGCTGGCTGGGAACTGCTGACCCAGAAAATTGGCGATAAAGTGCAACTGGTGGGGGACGACCTGTTCGTGACCAACGTCAAGCGCCTCCAGCAAGGCATTGACACCAAAGTGGGCAACTCCATTCTGGTGAAAGTGAACCAGATTGGCAGCCTCACCGAAGCCATGGACGCCATTGAACTGGCCCAGAAAAACGGTTACACCGCAGTGATTTCTCACCGCAGTGGTGAATCCGAAGACAGCTTCATCGCTGACCTCGCCGTGGCCACCAACGCCGGACAGATCAAAACTGGATCTGCCAGCCGCAGTGACCGCATTGCCAAATACAACCAACTCCTGCGCATCGAGCACGAACTCGGAGCGGCTGCCAAATTCCTGGGGAAAGATGCTCTTTAA
- the pyk gene encoding pyruvate kinase has protein sequence MLFKRSTKIVATIGPASEKIEVLEQMIDAGLNVARLNFSHGTKEDHKKRVDMIREAAANKGVTVGILQDLQGPKIRTGRFKDGPVTLEKGQRFVLTADDVEGNAERVSTTYKPLPQDVSVGMTLLLDDGNLELRIKEIKGNDIITEVEIGGVLSNNKGINVPEADLSAPALSDKDIQDLGVGAELGVDWVALSFVRSRDDLILARHHLRMLGSSAKLMAKIEKPQAVDRFDEILAEADGIMVARGDLGVEMPTEQVPVIQKMIIRKCREAGKPVITATQMLESMRTNPRPTRAEASDVANAIFDGSDAVMLSAESASGMYPVESVGMMNKIALTAENTSQYEEELIKIPEDRHTTQDAISHSASEIARFLNAKAIVCFTSSGATAARVSRRRPKKPILALTPNDKVVNQLALMWGVLPLLTRDPKDTDDMVEMAVQTLQELDLAQSGDRIVIVAGVPFGMKGTTNTLRVARIP, from the coding sequence ATGCTCTTTAAAAGATCCACCAAGATTGTTGCGACCATCGGTCCAGCAAGTGAAAAAATCGAAGTTCTGGAGCAGATGATTGATGCTGGCCTGAACGTGGCCCGCCTCAACTTCTCCCACGGCACCAAAGAAGACCACAAGAAGCGCGTGGACATGATCCGCGAAGCTGCTGCCAACAAGGGCGTGACTGTGGGCATCTTGCAAGACCTGCAAGGTCCCAAAATCCGCACTGGACGCTTCAAAGACGGCCCTGTGACCCTCGAAAAAGGCCAGCGCTTTGTTCTCACCGCCGACGATGTGGAAGGCAATGCTGAACGGGTGTCCACCACCTACAAGCCCCTTCCACAGGACGTGAGTGTGGGCATGACTTTGCTGCTCGATGACGGCAATCTTGAGTTGCGGATCAAAGAGATCAAAGGCAACGACATCATCACCGAAGTGGAAATCGGGGGTGTCCTGAGCAACAACAAAGGCATCAACGTCCCCGAAGCCGACCTTTCCGCTCCTGCCCTTTCTGACAAAGACATTCAGGATCTGGGTGTGGGTGCAGAACTGGGTGTGGACTGGGTGGCCCTCAGCTTCGTGCGCTCCCGCGACGACCTGATTCTGGCCCGTCATCACCTGAGAATGCTCGGTTCCAGTGCCAAACTGATGGCCAAAATTGAGAAGCCTCAGGCTGTGGACCGCTTCGACGAGATCCTCGCAGAAGCCGATGGCATCATGGTGGCCCGTGGTGACCTCGGGGTGGAAATGCCCACCGAACAGGTGCCGGTCATTCAAAAAATGATCATCCGCAAGTGCCGTGAAGCCGGCAAACCGGTGATCACCGCCACCCAGATGCTTGAAAGCATGCGCACCAATCCCCGTCCCACCCGTGCAGAAGCCAGCGACGTGGCCAACGCCATCTTTGACGGCTCTGACGCTGTGATGCTTTCCGCAGAATCTGCCAGCGGCATGTACCCGGTGGAATCCGTGGGCATGATGAACAAAATCGCTCTGACTGCCGAGAACACCTCGCAGTACGAGGAAGAACTCATCAAGATTCCCGAGGACCGTCACACCACCCAGGACGCCATTTCTCACTCTGCCAGTGAGATTGCCCGCTTCCTGAACGCCAAGGCCATCGTGTGCTTCACCTCTTCCGGGGCCACTGCTGCACGCGTCTCCCGTCGCCGTCCCAAGAAGCCCATTCTGGCCCTGACCCCCAACGACAAGGTGGTCAACCAGCTGGCCCTGATGTGGGGTGTGTTGCCCCTCCTCACCCGTGACCCCAAAGACACCGATGACATGGTGGAAATGGCAGTCCAGACCCTGCAAGAGCTGGATCTGGCCCAGTCCGGTGACCGCATTGTGATCGTGGCAGGTGTGCCCTTTGGCATGAAAGGCACCACCAATACGCTGCGTGTGGCACGGATTCCCTGA
- a CDS encoding saccharopine dehydrogenase NADP-binding domain-containing protein, with the protein MKRKVLIFGAGKVGTTIAHLLHHAQNYEVTLADKSEQALERAVKTVPVKSVVLDATDVGMMQEAFKDVDQVVSAGPYFVNKFIAEAALHAGVSYFDLTEDRETTAHIRELAKQAKSGQVFMPQCGLAPGFIGILAADLARGFDSILDIKMRVGALPQFPTNMLMYNLTWSTDGVVNEYINPCEALHDGKIVEMQALEGLESFSLDGITYEAFNTSGGLGTLCETLEGKVQRLDYKSVRYPGHRYLMQFLIRDLRLSERREMLKDILENALPITPQDVVLTFCTVTGYKDGRLTQVSDARKIYDQMVHGEHWSAIQLTTAASLCAVLDLHAEDFLPEQGFVRQEDVPLKPFLENRFGRYYQVEQVEHLANSARIVPA; encoded by the coding sequence ATGAAACGCAAAGTCCTGATTTTCGGTGCTGGAAAAGTCGGCACCACCATTGCCCACCTGCTGCACCACGCCCAGAACTACGAAGTCACCCTTGCAGACAAAAGCGAACAGGCTCTGGAACGGGCCGTCAAAACCGTGCCGGTCAAAAGTGTGGTCCTCGACGCCACCGATGTTGGCATGATGCAAGAAGCCTTCAAGGACGTGGATCAGGTGGTCTCTGCCGGTCCTTACTTCGTGAACAAATTCATCGCAGAGGCCGCCCTGCATGCTGGGGTCAGCTACTTCGACCTCACCGAAGACCGCGAAACCACCGCCCACATCCGCGAACTGGCCAAGCAGGCCAAGTCCGGTCAGGTGTTCATGCCCCAGTGTGGTCTGGCCCCTGGTTTCATCGGCATTTTGGCTGCCGACCTTGCCAGAGGATTCGACTCCATCCTGGACATCAAAATGCGTGTAGGAGCCCTCCCGCAGTTCCCCACCAACATGCTGATGTACAACCTCACCTGGTCCACCGATGGTGTGGTCAACGAATACATCAACCCCTGCGAAGCCCTCCATGACGGCAAAATCGTGGAGATGCAAGCTCTGGAAGGTCTGGAGAGCTTCTCTCTGGACGGCATCACCTACGAGGCCTTCAACACCTCGGGCGGTCTGGGCACCCTCTGCGAAACCCTCGAAGGCAAAGTCCAGAGGCTGGATTACAAGTCGGTGCGTTACCCCGGCCACCGTTACCTGATGCAGTTTTTGATCCGCGACCTGCGCCTCTCTGAGCGCCGTGAAATGCTCAAAGACATTCTGGAAAACGCCCTCCCCATCACCCCTCAGGATGTGGTCCTGACCTTCTGCACCGTGACAGGCTACAAAGATGGCCGCCTGACCCAGGTCAGCGATGCCCGCAAAATCTACGACCAGATGGTGCATGGAGAGCACTGGAGCGCCATCCAGCTCACCACTGCTGCTTCCCTGTGCGCTGTGCTGGACCTCCACGCTGAAGATTTCCTGCCAGAGCAAGGCTTTGTCCGTCAGGAAGATGTGCCCCTCAAGCCTTTCCTCGAAAACCGCTTTGGCCGCTACTATCAGGTGGAACAGGTGGAGCATCTGGCAAACAGTGCGCGCATTGTGCCAGCGTAA
- a CDS encoding aldehyde dehydrogenase family protein: MTQTAQKPKTGEATVKRYMNIINGQLVDSEAHFLSHNSSKLSDVLGEFPVATKEQVREACIAAKTAFEKWRKTPAPIRGNIIGNIGKAIEREKEALSRLLSREMGKTLKEARGDVQEAIDTCHFFQSEGRRLYGQTVPSEMHTKDLMTFRRPLGVVGIITAGNFPVAVPAWKIIPALLTGNTIVWKPSEDAPLTSYAFTQLLIEGGLPDGVMNLVFGHGGGSTGEFLVDMMDEKRLNKIAFTGSSAVGRKIGEVAGRNLTHPTLELGGKSPLVVMRDADLDNAVSGALWAAFGTGGQRCTSAGNIILDAPIYEEFKQRYLERVQSIKIGNPGEHDDVLYGPFINERFFKSWEAHYELGEKDGATLLYGNKRITRDNKPEGFMGDPEEAFYGWPTIWDNVSKDMQIFQRECFGPTINLVKVDGIDEAIEVANSVEYGLSSAIYTNNREWAYKFRENIQAGMTSINNSTTGAEAHMPFGGTKASGNGTRESGIWVIDNYTYWHGVNDDISGKLQLAQMETEYADVKAPVNVSEL, from the coding sequence GTGACCCAGACTGCTCAGAAACCCAAAACCGGAGAAGCAACCGTGAAGCGTTACATGAACATCATCAACGGCCAACTGGTGGACAGCGAAGCACACTTCCTGAGCCACAACTCTTCCAAGCTCAGTGACGTGCTCGGGGAATTCCCGGTGGCCACCAAAGAGCAGGTCCGTGAAGCCTGCATTGCCGCCAAAACCGCTTTCGAAAAGTGGCGCAAAACCCCCGCTCCCATCCGCGGCAACATCATCGGCAACATTGGCAAAGCCATCGAACGTGAAAAAGAGGCCCTCAGCCGCCTGCTCTCCCGTGAAATGGGCAAAACCCTCAAGGAAGCCCGAGGAGACGTGCAGGAAGCCATCGACACCTGCCACTTCTTCCAGTCGGAAGGCCGCCGCCTGTACGGACAGACCGTGCCCAGCGAAATGCACACCAAAGACCTGATGACTTTCCGCCGTCCTCTGGGCGTGGTGGGCATCATCACCGCTGGCAACTTCCCTGTGGCCGTTCCTGCATGGAAAATCATCCCTGCCCTGCTGACCGGCAACACCATCGTCTGGAAGCCTTCTGAAGATGCCCCCCTGACCAGCTATGCTTTCACCCAGCTTCTCATTGAAGGCGGTCTGCCCGATGGGGTCATGAACCTTGTCTTCGGTCATGGTGGAGGTTCCACCGGCGAATTCCTCGTGGACATGATGGATGAAAAGCGCCTCAACAAAATCGCTTTCACCGGATCCAGCGCTGTGGGACGCAAAATTGGCGAAGTGGCCGGGCGCAACCTCACCCACCCCACCCTTGAACTGGGTGGCAAAAGCCCTCTGGTGGTCATGCGTGATGCCGACCTCGACAACGCGGTTTCTGGTGCGCTCTGGGCTGCTTTCGGCACCGGAGGCCAGCGCTGCACCAGTGCAGGAAACATCATTCTGGACGCCCCCATCTACGAAGAGTTCAAACAGCGTTACCTTGAGCGCGTCCAGAGCATCAAAATCGGCAACCCCGGCGAGCACGATGATGTGCTGTACGGCCCTTTCATCAACGAACGCTTCTTCAAAAGCTGGGAAGCCCACTACGAGCTTGGTGAAAAAGACGGTGCAACCCTGCTGTACGGCAACAAGCGCATCACCCGCGACAACAAACCCGAGGGCTTCATGGGCGACCCTGAAGAGGCCTTCTATGGCTGGCCCACCATCTGGGACAACGTCAGCAAAGACATGCAAATTTTCCAGCGTGAATGCTTCGGTCCCACCATCAACCTGGTGAAAGTGGACGGCATCGATGAAGCCATCGAAGTCGCCAACAGCGTGGAATACGGCCTCTCCAGTGCCATCTACACCAACAACCGCGAATGGGCCTACAAGTTCCGCGAAAACATTCAGGCTGGCATGACCTCCATCAACAACTCCACCACCGGCGCAGAAGCCCACATGCCCTTCGGAGGCACCAAAGCCTCTGGCAACGGCACCCGTGAATCCGGCATCTGGGTGATCGACAACTACACCTACTGGCACGGCGTGAACGACGACATCTCGGGCAAACTGCAACTGGCCCAGATGGAAACCGAATATGCCGATGTCAAAGCCCCTGTGAACGTTTCCGAGCTCTGA
- a CDS encoding DUF1338 domain-containing protein has protein sequence MHETLKKVLGGLMRRYQERVPDVEAIIEAMLREGIIENREQIENDHIAFRTMGVPQLGIASFEKIFLHYGYRKQEKYNFEGKKLNAFWYAPPSPEFPRIFVSELRVHELSEVAQRIIYSYTDEVQSDPVDDLNLDNWEEVDAFLHKALWRLPTLEDYERLLQESEYAAWVIYNRYYLNHFTVSIHSLPEGYDNIQGYNDFLERNGFKLNDSGGKIKKSPDGLLLQSSTVAEMIEAAFAEGKKKTISGSYVEFAERKVLPAYGHLQKSEIKRQHRREGFEAGNADKIFESTYTTQTLKREAVK, from the coding sequence ATGCATGAAACCCTGAAAAAAGTGCTCGGTGGACTGATGCGCCGTTATCAAGAGCGGGTGCCCGATGTGGAAGCCATCATCGAAGCCATGCTCAGAGAAGGCATCATCGAAAACCGTGAACAAATTGAAAACGACCACATCGCTTTCCGCACCATGGGCGTGCCCCAGCTCGGCATCGCTTCCTTCGAAAAAATCTTCCTGCATTACGGCTACCGCAAGCAGGAGAAATACAACTTTGAAGGCAAAAAACTGAACGCCTTCTGGTACGCTCCCCCCTCCCCCGAGTTTCCCCGCATCTTTGTCTCCGAGTTGCGCGTCCATGAGCTTTCCGAGGTGGCCCAGCGCATCATTTACAGCTACACAGACGAGGTGCAAAGTGATCCTGTCGATGACCTGAACCTCGACAACTGGGAAGAGGTGGACGCTTTCTTGCACAAAGCCCTCTGGCGCCTTCCCACCCTTGAGGACTACGAACGCCTGCTGCAGGAGTCCGAATACGCTGCATGGGTGATTTACAACCGCTACTACCTGAACCACTTCACGGTGTCCATCCACAGCCTTCCCGAGGGCTACGACAACATCCAGGGCTACAACGACTTTCTGGAAAGAAACGGCTTCAAGCTCAACGACTCAGGTGGCAAAATCAAGAAAAGCCCGGATGGCCTCTTGCTGCAATCCTCCACCGTTGCTGAAATGATTGAAGCAGCATTTGCCGAAGGCAAAAAGAAAACCATCAGCGGGTCCTACGTCGAATTTGCCGAAAGAAAAGTGCTTCCGGCTTATGGACACCTCCAAAAATCCGAAATCAAGCGCCAGCACCGCCGCGAAGGTTTTGAAGCTGGAAATGCAGATAAAATCTTCGAGAGCACCTACACCACCCAGACCCTCAAAAGGGAGGCCGTCAAGTGA